The genome window TATCCACTACATATTCTAGTTCTCTGCATGTACATCAGTCCTATGTCCTTGTTACCGATGTATAAACACTTGTTCTTGTTCAGGCATTTAGATGATTAAACCACCAGCAGAATTTAGACTTTGTATGGTGAGCAGCATGTTTCATAAAATGTCAATAGCATCGCAACCTAAAATTGGTCCTGAATTGTATTTTTTATTGGTCTGAGAATTCACAAATACCAAATTAAGACACTACCTTTTTTAGATCAATTGGAAAGTAATGTTAATATCAAAAATTTCAACTTAAAGAGTTTCTGAGAtgtacatcttttttttttccacgaACTGTAATAAAGGTCTAGTCGAACATTATGGGTTATTCCTGTGGATTATGTAATCTGCTATGTTGTGTACATGTATATGTTAATAGATTGATCTGACCAGCTAATTCTATCAACAGGTTGTGTAAGAGTTTGTGGATATTGAATCTTTCTTTTGGTGGACAAGTCTGCTATGATAAGATAGTTCTGTTATGAtctattttcaaatcatgataatgatctttttgtgtgtgtaggataaGGTTGTATACGTTGATCCTTTCCAAATGCCTCATGTGCTAGGCCACCCTTTGTTTAGGATAGTGGTTTTTTAATCATCTTCTCAAATAGTTAATTTGGAGTTAGCCTTTTAAGTCATGAGACTTACAGATTTGCAAaatgtttaattattttttctctgATTCATACAATGAACTGACAATTGGTTTGCGGTCAACTACGGATGATTATCGTAGTTACTGCAATTATAGTTGTCATCGATTCACTGAATTccctttgatgatataatcatgtTTATTGTTTGAGAGTCTTTTTAAGTTGTCTCGTCTTATTTTATGGAGTCTGAAATTCCTTATAGTCATATTTAGGAATGAAGCAATTTAAGAGGAGATTGGACTAATGGATAATAATATGCTGGGTGATTTCTGTATATCTGGTATATAACACTCAACTTCTCAACTACCATATATAATGAATATGCAAAGTTAAAGCAGGAACAAGAAAAGGATCTGATTAACTCAACAGTAGCCTACATTTGTGGTAACTTCGATGGCAGTTGCACTCACAATTTCTCAGGTTGTGTGGTAAATCGTAAGTTGACATTGTCATAGAACTCGAGAATTAGTATGTATGTCAAGAATTAACATTTATTTATAGATTATGTTGTTGGGGATGTGTTGTCAGCTTAACTAAATTCTTAAAATTTATGAACTAGGTTCTTTCAAATAATTGTTTTTCTCAAAACTTATGTGAGGACCTAATCATCAAATGCCTCTCTTTTTATTTGCCAAAATATCACTGTACTGCTTTTTGGAAGCTTTGATCCTCAGATACTTTCTCCTCATCTTTTAGTGGCATTTTAGATTCTTCTTAAACCACAGTTGTATTGCTTTCCTATTCATCAGGCAAATCTGCACAATGAAACATGCAACGGTTCCATATGGTGTAGTAGCATTTTAAATTCTTCTTAAGCCACATTTCTGTTGCTTTTCTATTCTTCAGGCAAATCTGCACACAATGAAACATGGGATCTTTCCATATGGTTTGGTAGCATTTTAGATTCTTCTTAAACGACAGTCTTGttgctttttctatttttttcaggCAAAATTCAAAGTGTTGTTATTTCATTCTCCTTTCAGGGTTTAGATTACATCTCATATGGACACAATCTTACAGACAAACAATAAGGCTGCAGCCAGCTATACTGTTTAAACAGAGCCAAAATGCTTGTCAACTGCATGTGGCCTTAAATGGATGTGTAAGATTTTGCTTCAACGGACTGCCATTACTTACTTCAGGGGAtggagaggaggaaggaagagtaAGAAGAGAAAGGAGGAGGCATTGCTCCTTCCTTCCACGCGGAAACTTTTTCCACTTGTAAATCTGGTATTAGCATCAATTGTTACTGCCGTTTATTCTGTGAGGCAAAATTACATATCGCTTCAAAACAATTAATTTCAGTTtagcataaaatttaaaaatcttcatatgtCCATTGTAGTTGGTCGAAATATTAAACATCATTAACATCTATTGGAAATTTAGTTGTTAGAACATTAAGAGTATTTTAGATATCAAACTATAGTTTCTACTTTCTAATTGAACTTATCTAGTGTCAAATTTTAGTTAGTCATGATTAatctgaattctatggatggatgtTAATTAGAGGGATATATGTGCTATATGAATTTGCTAGGGTAAATATattaatttcaaaactatattgcTTATAATTAAGAGAGGTATGCGAttgagagaaagaaaaaaagaaagtttCTTTCACACATGGCTTGTAATTAAGGGGGTTGATTGGAATAATAATTTGAGCCCCAAAGCCAACGCTGGGTGGGACTATTTTATGGGCTGCCCTATGGGCCTTCTGGGCCTGCTTATGAAATAGATTGGATTGGAACGGTGggccatcatcattatcatcgacCCCTTGCATGAATCATCCAAACCATCTGATTcacaggaaaaagaaaaaggattgcATACTTTGATATCAATACTTTCCATcagagaaaattatttaaatatttttatactcaTAGTAAATGAACGGTTGAGATCAAAAGTTGGAGTGTGATGGACGGTCATGGAGGGGGAACCTTTTGCATGATTTGGTGTAAAGAAAGCATTGGCTTTCGTTGGTTGGTCGTCCTACGAAAGCCACGAGCCATATGAAAGTGTCGGGGGGACACCTGCGCTCGTGATTAGGCTGAGCTTAAACATTAAGCAAAGTTGGACCGACCGGTGCTGCTTGCCAGTTCAGTGTTACTTGGGAGGAAGGCACTCAGTGGAACTCAACATCTAACCGAGCTGTCTATCTTTTTCATgtattcatctctctctctctctctctctctctctctctctctctctctctctctgtgaagcTATATTTATAATCTTTTACATGTCTGCATCTAAAAATTCGATTATTCTTTTACAATATGATTAGATATATTAACCACTAGTAATACAGTAaattaatttatcaaaataaattgtATCATTCGATATAAGACGATATCTCCGGTTTTACgttatatcttaattttttttataaaactaaaTAAGTATTTGGCAATTGACATTCGTCGGTCACATCAGTATCGACCAATATGTATGATATCAACATGAAATAATCCTTTGCCATTACCTATTAGACAACCCCCACAACTTTCATACATGTTGTAAGAAGGAAGATGACACCACCACTTGCTCTTCTTCTTAGCATGCTAGCCAGCCCTCAAAGTGCACCCCAAATCATGGCAGATACATCATGTATTTCTTCCAACTGCAGATGGTGGTGGGTTTTCAGGCATTGCAGAAAGTAGACTTCATTCATAACTTCCTTCtcctttttatcctttttttttctttcaggtaAGCTCATGATGAAAGCTTCTTCAaaggtaggaggaggaggagttcacTTCTCTCGCCCGCATGATGACAGTCATCTCTCACACCTCAAGACTATAATGCCAAATAGATATACACTGTCACTGGATCAATGCTCCACCATATAGAACACACTCTGCCATACTGTTGTTCCTTATCAAAACTTTTAGCTTTCAAAATATATCGTTTTAAATTAATGACAGATAGACCTTTATAAGTTctttaagattattattattcgcTTTAGCAACATTCATATTCTTAATAAATCTACATAGATGAACAAAATAAATATTGTTTTAATTTCTTATTCCTTTGAATATCACACGTGTTAATATATAAGTATTAGTGGTTGATTAGAGATCAAACTCATGTAATCTCTAATCGATCAATattagtgaaactatattataacTAGCCCTATGATTCCAACTATTAATATTTTTCTTCGTATAGTTTAGAATTTGTATATTTAATATTATCAAGACTATCTATTTGATTTTGATTCAGGTAGCTTAGACTTATGTTCTAACTTGTAGCTAGATAACATTTTTTCATAGTTTTCTGATATCTCCTATTTGATGAAAGTATAATATATTCGATGAATAATTATTCTATTTTCGCTATATGATTTCTTATTATACGAATCCAAAAGAAATGATCCTCTAATGCATTACTTCAATATATattaatgaaatatatatatatatatttttctcaatAGAACTATAAAGATTACTACAAATTCTCAAAAGTCTTTTGTTGGATATGAAAATAATAGCGATATTTTAAAATCAAAGACTCGTATCAATTATAACAACttataatatttaaaaccttAGATATTTATGATCAATCTTACACTTTTTAACTTTGAACATGATAATAATTTTTATCTTAAATAAAATcgtatcttatctaattatatattttaatttaacattTTAATATGAACGATCGAATCAGTCAGTCAACGCAACACGAGGTTTTTGCACATAAAAGATATATGATATGAGAGATCTAAAAGTCGTCTTATGTAATATTAGGAATGTTGGAAGGAGGCTCAAAGCTTTTTTTCTCTGTGGGATATCCATCGTCTCTGTAAATAAAATATGGCCTCCACAAATTTACATCACGCAAGAAAAATAGGACCCATCATAAGTTGGTTTTTGTCTTGGATCCTCCTTCGAATACAACCAATCTCCGTGTTGGATTGCTTGTCGGTTCAGCTTTTCTCCATTAAATTCTGCCATTACCACCATTTACTGACCTTTCTATAACCTCATGtcaccacctctctctctctctctctctctctctctcattactgCTCATTCTACAGCCAgtcaccatctctctctctctctctctctctctctctctctctcttatgatGAGAGTAGCTAACTTGCGTGTTGTCCTCCTTGTCTGTGTTTAGCCTCCGTAACAATACAACCTCGAGCCATCACTCTGcccaaaagaataaaataactcttctacttctgcttcttcttcttctttctttgcaaGCGCAAAGGACGCCCCAAAGGTGATTCAAAAATGGAACTTTTGGACGCCTAAAGGTGCCCATCCAGCCTAGTCATCTCCCTGAGGTGTGCCTCCTGACCATTATAAGCGTTGCGGAGATGGCGGATGCAGGCGACgaggaaggaaggaggtgaaagaTCACATCTTTCCATGACCCAAACACAGCAATCTCTTGTTTGCTTCCCTCTCTTGGATTCCTAATCCTTCCCACCAGATGGGGATCGGCTTCTTCTCCTTGTACCTCTCGGTTTCCCTGCTGCTGAGGTGCTCGGCCTCGCAGCAGCCGAACACGGACGCCGCCTTCGTCTCCGACTTCTTCCGGAGGATGGGGGTGGCTCCTTCCTCCACCAGTGGCAACGCCTCCGAGGTTTGTTCGTGGAGAGGAGTGTCCTGCGACGGCCCAACCGAGAGAGTCATCAGCTTGGTGGCTCCCGGCTTCGGCTTCTCCGGTCCGATCCCCGAAACCACCATCGGGAAGCTCGGCGTGCTCCGAGCCTTGGATCTCAGCGGCAACGACATCACCGCGCTCCCTTCAGATTTCGCGGAATTGAGTGGTTCACTCGGGCACCTCAACCTCTCCTCGAACAACATCGCCGGAGCGATCCCCGGCATCATCGGCAACTTCAAGCTGATGGAAAGCCTCGACCTTTCGCGCAACAGCTTCTCCGGCGAGATCCCCAGGGAGGTGGGCTCGCTGTCGAGCCTGCGGGTCCTCGACCTCAGCAGGAACTCGCTGGAGATGAGCATCCCGGACACGGTTCTCGGATGCGTCTCCCTTGTCTCGCTCGATCTTTCCCACAACAGGTTGAATGGGAGCGTTCCTGATGGGTTCGGTGCTGCCTTCAAGAACCTGAGCGCTTTGGATCTCGCACAGAATGAGATCAGCGGGAAGATGCCAGACTTGTCGGGGTTGGACTCCATCTCCTACCTCAATCTCTCCCGCAATCGTTTCCGAGACTTGGTTCTTGGTGGATTCCGGGAGCCATTGCAGGTCGTGGACCTGAGCAAGAACCAGTTCCACGGCCTCATCTCTCAGGTAAACCGCAGCACCACCTCCAACTGGACTTCTCTGGTGTATCTCGACATGTCCATGAACCAACTCGGCGGAGAGTTCTTCCCCGGTCTGGGAGATCTGAGGTCACTGAAGCATCTCAATCTTGCGTTCAACGAGTTCTCCTCCCAAGAATTGCTTCACATCCAACTGCCTTCTGCTCTAGAATACCTGAACTTGTCGGGAACCGATCTCGCCGGCCGAATTCCACCTGACATCTCTCAATTGCTTGACCTCAAGGTGTTAGATCTTTCTCAGAATCATAtcaccggcaacattcccgagctGATCACCCGAAACCTGCAAGTGATAGACCTCTCGGTGAACAATCTCACAGGTGAAATCCCACAGTCCTTACAACAGAAGTTGTCCGGTATGGAAAGGTTCAATCTTTCCTACAACAATCTCACCTATTGCGGCGAGAAATTCTCACCGGAAACTCTCCGTTCATCGTTTATCGGCTCGCAGAGTGACTGCCCCATTGCGGTAAATCCAGATGGTATTGGATCCAAGGGAAGCAGACACGAGAATTTCAAGCTAGGCTTGGCCATAGCTTTTTCGGTGTTCTTCCTGTTAGCAGGGCTGATCTGCCTCGCCCTTGCTTGCCGAAAGAGGAGCAGACCCTGGGCGGTGAAGCAGCCATCGTTCGAGGAGGAGCTAAATGCCTCAGGCCCCTTCTACTTCCAGGCAGATTTCTCAACTTGGGTTGCAGATGTCAAGCTTCCTACCTCAGTTCCTGTCGTCATCTTCGAGAAGCCATTGCTGAGCTTCACCTTCGCTGATCTCTTGAATGCGACCTCCAATTTCGACAGAGGAACCTTACTCGCAGAAGGAAGGCTTGGACCGGTGTACCGAGGATTTCTACCGGGAGGCATTCATGTGGCCGTGAAGGTTTTGGTCCACGGATTAACAGTGACGGACCAGGAAGCTGCAAAGGAGCTCGAGCGGCTTGGCCAGATCAAGCACCCCAATTTAGTGCCATTAACCGGCTACTGCTTGGCCGGGGATCAAAGGATCGCCATCTATGATTACATGGAGAACGGGAACCTACAGAATCTGCTCCATGATCTACCACTGGGTGTGCAATCAACCGAAGACTGGACCAGTGATACATGGGAGCAAGAGAATCCTGGCACGCAAAGCATCACGACCGAAGGAATGACTACTTGGAGATTCCGGCAGAAGATTGCATTAGGTGCTGCAAGGGCGCTGGCATTTCTCCATCACGGATGCTTCCCCCAGATGGTTCACAGAGATGTGAAAGCAAGTAGCATTTATCTTGATTCGGCAATGGAGCCCAGGTTAGCTGATTTCGGACTATCGAACCTGGTCGGGACAAGCATGGAAGGCGGCATGGCTCGTTTTTCACCAGGCTATGCTCCTCCAGAGTTCTCGGAGTCTGAAAACACATTGGCAACAACAAAATCGGATGTCTACGGGTTCGGGGTAGTTCTGTTTGAACTCCTCACGGGGAAGAAACCGATCGGAGATGAATATGCCGAAGACAAGGAGACTACTTTG of Musa acuminata AAA Group cultivar baxijiao chromosome BXJ2-3, Cavendish_Baxijiao_AAA, whole genome shotgun sequence contains these proteins:
- the LOC135606721 gene encoding uncharacterized protein LOC135606721 encodes the protein MNRTSSFRVWNGSVPDHGRRHFYYFLYPLRSAQFRLASIIVLAWTLAYSTHAILNWFRLHLIWTQSYRQTIRLQPAILFKQSQNACQLHVALNGCVRFCFNGLPLLTSGDGEEEGRVRRERRRHCSFLPRGNFFHL
- the LOC135606722 gene encoding probable LRR receptor-like serine/threonine-protein kinase At2g24230, translating into MGIGFFSLYLSVSLLLRCSASQQPNTDAAFVSDFFRRMGVAPSSTSGNASEVCSWRGVSCDGPTERVISLVAPGFGFSGPIPETTIGKLGVLRALDLSGNDITALPSDFAELSGSLGHLNLSSNNIAGAIPGIIGNFKLMESLDLSRNSFSGEIPREVGSLSSLRVLDLSRNSLEMSIPDTVLGCVSLVSLDLSHNRLNGSVPDGFGAAFKNLSALDLAQNEISGKMPDLSGLDSISYLNLSRNRFRDLVLGGFREPLQVVDLSKNQFHGLISQVNRSTTSNWTSLVYLDMSMNQLGGEFFPGLGDLRSLKHLNLAFNEFSSQELLHIQLPSALEYLNLSGTDLAGRIPPDISQLLDLKVLDLSQNHITGNIPELITRNLQVIDLSVNNLTGEIPQSLQQKLSGMERFNLSYNNLTYCGEKFSPETLRSSFIGSQSDCPIAVNPDGIGSKGSRHENFKLGLAIAFSVFFLLAGLICLALACRKRSRPWAVKQPSFEEELNASGPFYFQADFSTWVADVKLPTSVPVVIFEKPLLSFTFADLLNATSNFDRGTLLAEGRLGPVYRGFLPGGIHVAVKVLVHGLTVTDQEAAKELERLGQIKHPNLVPLTGYCLAGDQRIAIYDYMENGNLQNLLHDLPLGVQSTEDWTSDTWEQENPGTQSITTEGMTTWRFRQKIALGAARALAFLHHGCFPQMVHRDVKASSIYLDSAMEPRLADFGLSNLVGTSMEGGMARFSPGYAPPEFSESENTLATTKSDVYGFGVVLFELLTGKKPIGDEYAEDKETTLVSWARALVRRKELARLIDPKMRETGAEKQMEEGLRIAYLCTADLPSKRPSMQQIVGLLKDIEPVSVWH